From Marivirga harenae, one genomic window encodes:
- a CDS encoding nucleoside recognition domain-containing protein, translating into MVLNYIWIAFFLIAFVFALVQWIFMGDMEIFPALTQATFDNAKLGFEISLWLTGVMSLWLGIMKIGEKGGMVSILAKITSPLFSRLFPEVPKNHPAMGAMLMNISANMLGLDNAATPLGLKAMHSLQELNPKKDTASNAQIMFLVLNTSGLTIIPISIMVYRSQLGAADPSDVFIPILLTTFFSTLSGLIAVSIVQRINLFHKNILLSLGLLSLIIASIIYFFSNLSQAEIGPISSNIANFILFSIIIAFIVLAVRKKVNVYDSFVEGAKEGFNYAIMIIPYLIAILVAVGVFRASGAMDLLKDGLEAMVAFVGLNTDFVPSIPTALMKPLSGSGARGMMVDAMEVHGADSFVGRLVSVMQGSTETTFYVLAVYFGSVNIRNSRYALTCGLIADAVGIVAAILISYMFFY; encoded by the coding sequence ATGGTTCTCAATTACATCTGGATTGCATTTTTTCTTATAGCTTTTGTATTTGCCTTGGTCCAATGGATTTTCATGGGCGATATGGAAATCTTTCCTGCCCTGACCCAGGCCACTTTTGATAATGCTAAATTAGGCTTTGAAATTTCTCTTTGGCTAACTGGTGTAATGTCATTGTGGCTAGGTATTATGAAAATTGGTGAAAAAGGTGGAATGGTTTCCATTTTAGCTAAAATCACCTCTCCTCTTTTTTCAAGATTATTTCCTGAAGTGCCAAAAAACCATCCTGCCATGGGTGCAATGCTCATGAATATTTCAGCTAATATGCTGGGATTAGATAACGCTGCCACGCCTTTAGGTCTAAAAGCGATGCATAGTTTACAGGAACTAAATCCAAAAAAAGATACTGCCAGTAATGCACAGATCATGTTTTTGGTATTAAATACTTCTGGCCTGACCATCATCCCCATTAGCATAATGGTTTATAGATCACAACTAGGCGCAGCCGATCCATCAGATGTTTTTATTCCCATTTTATTGACTACCTTCTTTTCAACTTTGAGCGGATTAATAGCTGTTTCAATAGTTCAGAGAATCAATCTATTTCATAAAAATATACTACTTTCCTTAGGTTTATTAAGCTTAATAATAGCTAGTATTATTTATTTCTTCAGCAATCTAAGTCAAGCCGAAATAGGTCCTATTTCCTCAAATATTGCTAATTTCATTTTATTCTCAATTATTATAGCGTTTATCGTTTTGGCGGTTCGCAAAAAAGTGAATGTTTATGATTCATTTGTTGAAGGAGCTAAGGAAGGATTCAATTACGCAATTATGATAATTCCGTATCTCATTGCCATATTAGTAGCTGTAGGAGTTTTTAGAGCATCAGGAGCGATGGATTTGCTAAAAGATGGATTGGAGGCAATGGTGGCCTTCGTGGGATTAAATACAGATTTTGTTCCCTCGATCCCTACGGCTTTAATGAAACCTTTGAGCGGCAGTGGCGCAAGAGGAATGATGGTAGATGCCATGGAAGTTCATGGTGCTGATTCCTTCGTTGGGAGATTAGTAAGTGTAATGCAAGGCTCTACAGAAACTACTTTTTATGTATTGGCCGTTTATTTTGGTTCGGTAAATATCCGTAATTCACGATATGCTCTGACTTGTGGTTTAATTGCTGATGCAGTTGGGATTGTTGCTGCAATATTGATAAGTTATATGTTTTTTTATTGA
- a CDS encoding TIGR03643 family protein gives MKKIKDLKPEEIDRIVQMGWEDRTTFDAIFNQFGISEKQTIKIMRKEMKPSSFRMWRKRVQGRKTKHEALRKDEVKRFKSTRQKSISLNKYK, from the coding sequence ATGAAAAAAATCAAAGATTTAAAGCCAGAAGAAATTGACAGAATAGTACAAATGGGTTGGGAAGACCGCACCACTTTTGATGCCATTTTCAATCAGTTTGGGATTTCCGAAAAGCAAACTATCAAAATCATGCGTAAGGAAATGAAGCCTTCCAGTTTCAGGATGTGGAGAAAACGCGTACAGGGCAGGAAAACCAAACATGAAGCTTTAAGAAAAGATGAGGTTAAACGCTTTAAATCTACTCGTCAAAAGTCCATTAGTTTAAACAAATATAAATAA
- a CDS encoding tRNA-(ms[2]io[6]A)-hydroxylase: MEKEKFTLGLELPTDPRWVDIAEKNIEDILVDHAYCEQKAASSCMSLIINFPEMDEMVRVMTPVVAEEWSHFERVLEQLDKRGFKLGRQRKDEYVSQLMKLEIKGGSRKYQLMEKLLINALIEARSCERFKQLHIHIQDEELKKFYYELMVSEASHYKNFLKLAESYQPKEEVKKRWAELLEAEAEIMKNLEVRKDRLH; encoded by the coding sequence ATGGAAAAGGAAAAGTTCACTTTAGGTTTAGAACTACCAACTGACCCAAGGTGGGTAGATATTGCGGAAAAAAATATTGAAGATATTTTAGTTGATCACGCTTATTGCGAACAAAAAGCAGCCAGTTCATGCATGAGCTTAATTATCAATTTTCCAGAAATGGATGAAATGGTAAGAGTTATGACCCCCGTTGTAGCAGAAGAATGGTCACATTTTGAAAGAGTGCTGGAACAACTTGACAAGAGAGGCTTTAAGCTAGGTCGCCAGAGAAAAGATGAATATGTCTCTCAATTAATGAAGCTTGAAATTAAGGGCGGCAGCAGGAAATATCAGTTAATGGAGAAGCTCCTGATCAATGCTTTAATAGAGGCAAGGAGTTGTGAGAGATTTAAGCAGCTGCATATTCATATTCAAGATGAGGAACTAAAGAAGTTTTATTATGAACTGATGGTTTCCGAAGCAAGTCATTATAAAAATTTTCTGAAACTAGCCGAAAGCTATCAACCTAAAGAAGAAGTAAAAAAGCGATGGGCAGAACTATTAGAGGCAGAAGCTGAAATCATGAAGAATCTGGAGGTTAGAAAGGATAGGTTACATTAA
- a CDS encoding putative porin, with translation MKKFSLIISIFCCGFTTGFAQVTDDSTKNVYGAKTTLFTTEENIKNNIDSYQTIDTSLNNTHNWNPVNISDYYYQNLGTIGTAMRPVFYEAPNVIGKRSGFGVYDPYVKTPDKFKYFDTKSPFTQMRSVFGGNYRAFIGIDFSRNVNENWNVGFSFRRWTVDKQIGPLQSRGDLNVLSHSYDLQTDYRSPDRKYHVMFNFARTFHKVNETGGIKDSSEVIDYEELFDYDDEDINLRNAQGGELRQQYHLYQQFKWKKILQFYHVFDRTNRMNTFVNSNPSAETDVNFFDDILLRTDSTVDLSRFVYYQNEIGFKGEIGEAFYRFYAKRKDIRYTGKYLSTVNPVVENYAGGYFRFAPKENWQLKANAEYEVSGNYRLDASLKIPFLTVSASSMQFASPFFYEQHLGNHDFWQNDFGSEQVQQLSGKLDVKWKDYFRIQPKLDLKIVSNHMYFDTLAMPQQASGTAPLLHPGIEAKAKYRSFNLEGNYIYTLKEGANADLFRIPEHFLTLDFYYHKVFEGKLETRIGLEGHYKSTYFADDYDPVTQQFHLQNYFEVPGYMFVDLYATAKINTAQIFIKFRHLNQDITAGGYFTAPYYSGQQRILDFGVTWSFFD, from the coding sequence TTGAAGAAATTTTCACTAATCATATCGATTTTTTGTTGTGGATTTACCACTGGTTTTGCTCAGGTGACGGACGATTCTACCAAAAATGTATACGGAGCTAAAACCACACTTTTTACTACAGAGGAAAACATAAAAAATAATATTGATTCCTATCAAACGATTGATACCAGCTTAAATAATACTCATAACTGGAACCCTGTAAATATTTCTGATTATTACTATCAAAATTTGGGAACAATTGGAACAGCAATGCGGCCTGTTTTTTATGAAGCACCTAATGTGATTGGCAAAAGAAGTGGCTTTGGAGTTTATGATCCTTACGTCAAAACACCAGATAAATTCAAATATTTTGATACAAAATCTCCATTTACACAGATGAGGTCGGTATTTGGAGGAAATTATAGAGCATTTATAGGAATCGACTTTTCTCGAAACGTTAATGAAAATTGGAATGTAGGATTTAGTTTCAGAAGATGGACAGTAGATAAACAAATAGGACCATTGCAGAGTAGGGGAGATTTGAATGTATTGAGCCACTCTTATGATCTGCAAACAGATTATCGTTCACCTGATCGAAAATATCACGTAATGTTTAATTTTGCTCGAACTTTCCATAAAGTAAATGAAACAGGTGGGATCAAGGATTCATCCGAGGTCATAGATTATGAAGAGCTATTTGATTATGATGATGAGGATATCAATTTAAGAAATGCGCAGGGTGGTGAGTTAAGGCAGCAGTATCATTTGTATCAGCAATTCAAATGGAAAAAGATTTTACAATTTTATCATGTTTTTGATCGGACAAATCGAATGAATACTTTTGTAAACTCCAATCCTTCAGCAGAAACAGACGTAAATTTCTTTGATGATATTCTTTTGAGAACAGATTCAACTGTAGATTTAAGTAGATTCGTATATTATCAAAATGAGATTGGTTTTAAAGGGGAGATTGGTGAAGCATTTTATCGTTTTTATGCAAAAAGGAAGGATATTAGATATACGGGTAAATACCTAAGTACTGTAAACCCCGTAGTGGAAAATTATGCAGGAGGTTATTTTCGCTTTGCTCCTAAAGAAAATTGGCAATTAAAAGCAAATGCGGAATATGAAGTAAGTGGTAATTACCGATTAGACGCCAGCTTGAAAATTCCTTTTTTGACAGTGTCAGCCTCTAGTATGCAGTTTGCCTCACCCTTCTTTTATGAACAGCATTTAGGTAATCATGACTTTTGGCAAAACGATTTTGGAAGTGAGCAAGTACAACAGCTGAGTGGGAAATTAGATGTCAAATGGAAAGATTATTTTAGGATACAGCCTAAATTAGATCTGAAAATAGTCAGCAACCATATGTATTTCGATACCTTAGCCATGCCGCAACAAGCCTCGGGCACAGCACCACTTTTGCATCCTGGTATTGAAGCAAAGGCAAAATACCGATCTTTTAATCTTGAAGGAAATTACATCTATACTTTAAAAGAAGGAGCAAATGCGGATTTGTTTAGAATTCCAGAGCATTTCTTAACATTAGATTTTTATTACCATAAAGTCTTTGAAGGAAAATTAGAGACCCGCATCGGCCTCGAAGGTCATTATAAATCCACCTACTTTGCGGATGATTACGATCCTGTTACACAACAATTTCACTTACAAAACTATTTTGAGGTACCTGGCTATATGTTTGTGGATTTATATGCCACTGCAAAAATCAATACAGCACAAATATTTATTAAATTCAGACATTTAAACCAAGATATAACGGCCGGGGGATATTTCACCGCACCTTATTACAGCGGTCAACAAAGAATACTCGACTTCGGAGTTACTTGGTCATTTTTCGATTAA
- the lpxK gene encoding tetraacyldisaccharide 4'-kinase — protein MSPFSFLYKWVMQFRNHLYDIEYKPVFRFDTRVISVGNLSMGGTGKTPFVEYLLRFLISKNYENKISTLSRGYGRKTSGFRIANKNDDPKSIGDEPFQIYKKFENKAHVTVGEDRVLAIPSILQDFPENEIIILDDAFQHRSVKPNLSILLTDYSSLFYKDYVLPSGTLREGRSGVKRAEVVVVTKCPKDISLKEKNEIRVKINSYTKNEVFFTSINYERPIPSVGDKGLGNKVILVTGIAHAHHFKEFLLREGVEILRHFDFADHHHFSVKEIQEIESLAEQENATIITTEKDWVRLISMPELSTSFRTRLFYVPIMVQFLDDEESFHRILEDSILSTI, from the coding sequence ATGTCACCGTTCAGCTTTCTATATAAATGGGTGATGCAATTCCGTAATCATTTATATGATATAGAGTATAAGCCTGTGTTCAGATTTGATACCAGGGTGATCTCAGTGGGAAATTTGTCTATGGGAGGAACCGGTAAAACTCCTTTTGTAGAATATCTTTTAAGATTTTTGATATCGAAAAACTATGAGAATAAAATTTCAACTTTATCTAGAGGTTATGGAAGAAAAACTTCAGGTTTCAGAATAGCTAATAAGAATGACGATCCTAAATCAATTGGGGATGAGCCTTTTCAAATATATAAGAAATTCGAAAATAAGGCTCATGTAACTGTAGGAGAGGATAGAGTCTTAGCGATCCCGAGTATATTGCAAGATTTTCCAGAAAATGAAATAATCATTTTAGATGATGCTTTTCAACATAGAAGTGTGAAGCCAAATTTATCAATACTATTGACAGATTACAGTTCACTTTTTTATAAAGATTATGTGTTGCCGTCTGGGACACTCAGAGAAGGAAGGTCAGGCGTGAAAAGAGCAGAGGTTGTGGTAGTAACTAAATGCCCAAAAGACATATCCCTTAAAGAGAAAAATGAAATAAGAGTTAAAATCAACTCTTACACGAAAAATGAGGTGTTTTTTACCTCCATTAATTATGAACGTCCTATTCCATCTGTAGGTGATAAAGGCCTAGGGAATAAAGTAATATTAGTAACAGGTATAGCCCACGCACATCATTTTAAAGAATTTCTACTTCGAGAAGGAGTTGAAATTTTAAGGCATTTCGATTTTGCAGATCATCATCATTTTTCAGTAAAAGAAATTCAAGAAATCGAAAGCCTAGCTGAACAGGAAAATGCTACTATTATAACCACAGAAAAGGATTGGGTACGATTGATATCTATGCCCGAACTATCTACATCTTTTCGAACCAGGCTTTTTTATGTCCCTATCATGGTACAGTTTTTGGATGACGAAGAATCTTTTCATCGAATCTTAGAAGATTCTATACTTAGTACTATATAA
- a CDS encoding Nif3-like dinuclear metal center hexameric protein, whose translation MSKIKDIVQHLESIAPLDYQESYDNAGLIVGDASKTVSNILISLDVTEEVVEEAKAKNCELIVAHHPIIFKGLKKLTGSNYVERTVIKAIKNDIAIYASHTNLDNISTGVNAKIAEKLSLRNAEVLSPKKRQLGKLSVFVPQENTNELKKALHQAGAGQIGEYKDCAFESSGKGSFLPTEKANPSIGKSNKLETVDENKVEVIFPMHLKNKVLSAMHNAHPYEEVAYYLHQLENTYNDLGSGMIGEIAEPMEPTDFLDYLKERMGLKVIKHTKEINRKIKKVAICGGAGSFLISQAKNKQADIYISSDIKYHEFFDAEERLIIADIGHYESERFTNEIFYAVLKENFANIALHLGQTVTNPIKYY comes from the coding sequence ATGAGCAAAATAAAGGATATCGTCCAACATTTGGAAAGCATTGCGCCCCTAGACTATCAAGAATCGTATGATAATGCCGGTTTAATCGTTGGTGATGCCTCCAAAACCGTGAGTAATATTTTAATCTCATTGGATGTTACCGAAGAGGTAGTAGAAGAAGCCAAGGCAAAAAATTGCGAACTGATTGTGGCCCATCATCCGATTATATTCAAGGGATTAAAAAAACTTACCGGCAGTAATTATGTGGAAAGAACCGTAATTAAAGCTATAAAAAATGATATTGCCATTTATGCCTCTCATACAAATTTAGATAATATCAGCACTGGTGTAAATGCAAAAATAGCGGAGAAACTAAGTCTGCGCAACGCTGAAGTACTTAGTCCAAAAAAAAGACAGTTGGGTAAGCTTAGTGTATTCGTTCCACAAGAGAATACAAACGAATTAAAAAAAGCCTTGCATCAGGCTGGCGCTGGCCAAATTGGTGAATACAAGGACTGCGCATTTGAATCATCCGGAAAAGGCAGCTTCCTTCCCACAGAAAAAGCAAATCCAAGTATTGGTAAATCCAATAAGCTCGAAACAGTTGATGAAAATAAAGTGGAGGTCATTTTTCCAATGCACCTAAAAAACAAAGTTTTATCTGCGATGCATAATGCTCATCCTTACGAGGAAGTTGCTTACTATCTGCACCAATTAGAAAACACATATAATGACTTGGGTTCTGGAATGATTGGAGAAATAGCGGAGCCAATGGAGCCAACAGACTTTCTTGATTATTTGAAGGAAAGAATGGGCTTAAAAGTTATAAAACATACTAAAGAGATAAACCGTAAAATTAAAAAGGTTGCAATTTGTGGAGGCGCGGGTTCATTCCTGATTTCACAGGCAAAAAACAAACAAGCTGACATTTATATCTCATCTGACATTAAATATCATGAATTTTTTGATGCCGAAGAAAGGCTGATTATAGCCGACATAGGGCATTATGAGAGTGAACGATTTACAAATGAGATATTTTATGCAGTATTGAAAGAAAATTTTGCTAATATTGCACTCCATTTAGGACAGACTGTCACGAATCCGATAAAATATTATTAA
- a CDS encoding zinc ribbon domain-containing protein translates to MESTVAQKLDALKKLQSIDSKLDDIKKVRGALPDEVADLEDEIAGYETRIQKFDDSVQAIRDEIDAAKQGIKESEKLIAKYGEQQMSVRNNREYDAITKEVELQQLDIQIHEKKIKEAQAKIEDKEKGIEETKALHEDRVKDLESKKSELGNIESETTEEVSKLEKDREKALKKIEDRLVASYDRLRGNVRNGLAVVPVKRGACGGCFNTVPPQRQADIRDRKKLIVCEHCGRILTDVEDEIVEEKPKKKRTTRKTTTKKKAEK, encoded by the coding sequence ATGGAAAGTACTGTAGCACAAAAGCTTGATGCTTTGAAAAAATTACAAAGCATCGATTCAAAATTAGACGATATTAAAAAAGTGAGGGGAGCCCTACCTGACGAGGTAGCTGATTTAGAAGATGAGATTGCAGGCTATGAAACCCGAATTCAAAAATTTGATGATAGCGTTCAAGCCATCAGAGACGAAATTGATGCCGCTAAGCAAGGTATTAAAGAATCTGAAAAACTGATTGCCAAATATGGTGAGCAACAAATGAGCGTTAGAAATAACCGTGAATATGATGCCATCACCAAAGAGGTCGAACTGCAACAATTGGATATTCAAATCCATGAAAAGAAAATTAAAGAAGCTCAAGCCAAAATAGAAGATAAAGAAAAAGGCATTGAGGAAACTAAAGCTTTGCACGAAGACCGTGTAAAAGATTTGGAGAGTAAAAAATCTGAATTAGGAAACATCGAGTCTGAAACTACTGAAGAAGTAAGCAAACTTGAGAAAGACAGAGAAAAAGCTCTAAAGAAAATTGAAGATAGATTAGTTGCGTCTTACGACAGATTAAGAGGAAATGTTAGGAATGGCCTAGCAGTGGTTCCTGTTAAAAGAGGTGCTTGTGGCGGGTGTTTTAACACTGTTCCTCCTCAAAGACAAGCTGACATCAGAGATAGAAAAAAATTAATCGTTTGTGAGCACTGCGGAAGAATTTTGACGGATGTTGAAGATGAAATCGTGGAAGAGAAGCCAAAAAAGAAACGTACTACGAGGAAAACTACTACAAAGAAAAAGGCTGAGAAATAG
- a CDS encoding (2Fe-2S) ferredoxin domain-containing protein — MKPSQNSNDHIFICTGKDCKKNGCEELKSELKKNIKFGKKKSIRLVKTKCMDYCKMGPNIVVNGRLLHTCQAKDTLAILEILRD, encoded by the coding sequence GTGAAGCCATCTCAAAATTCAAACGATCACATTTTCATCTGCACTGGAAAAGACTGCAAGAAAAACGGATGTGAGGAACTTAAGTCAGAATTGAAAAAGAATATCAAATTTGGCAAAAAGAAGAGTATTAGATTAGTAAAAACAAAATGCATGGACTATTGCAAAATGGGTCCCAATATAGTTGTAAATGGTAGACTTTTACATACTTGTCAAGCCAAAGATACTCTTGCAATTTTAGAAATACTTAGAGACTAA
- a CDS encoding MFS transporter, translating to MTKSPLYTKDFLLHCFSYLLMAVSFYFLLPTLPTFVTDVLGENADKVGYIIGIYALSALVVRPLSGYAFDKYGRRKLFLFAMFCYAIVMAAYGLAASFIFLLFLRLVNGGFWGIVTTGGGTITSDLVPDSRRGEGIGIFGLSMTLSMAIGPLVGLQILRETGSYQALFITSGILCSLAVIMSFFVNHPKISNRKNKLSWENVFEPKVLKVSMVMLLLAFPFAGIMSFITLFAKELSIESTGMFFLIYAIGVSIIRPSTGKMMDKKGPAFVMLLSFVGTISGLILLSQSTAEPSFLVAAFVLGLGNGIVMPTLQTMVINMVKAEKRGVATSTFFSSIDLGIGIGAFFLGNIAEIFSLSQMYLFCAIGMVIPAVLFFGITLSDYKRKSKISIETANV from the coding sequence ATGACCAAATCGCCTCTATACACTAAAGATTTTCTTCTACATTGCTTTAGTTACCTATTGATGGCAGTGTCATTCTATTTTCTCTTACCTACCCTGCCCACTTTTGTGACTGATGTTTTGGGTGAAAATGCGGATAAAGTAGGTTATATTATAGGAATATATGCTTTATCAGCTTTAGTTGTGAGACCCTTAAGTGGTTATGCTTTTGATAAATACGGAAGAAGAAAATTATTTCTTTTTGCCATGTTTTGTTATGCTATCGTAATGGCAGCATATGGATTAGCAGCATCTTTTATTTTTTTACTGTTTCTAAGATTAGTAAACGGTGGCTTTTGGGGCATTGTGACCACGGGTGGGGGAACTATTACTTCTGATTTAGTCCCGGACAGTCGCAGAGGTGAAGGAATCGGCATTTTTGGACTATCTATGACTTTAAGTATGGCGATCGGACCATTAGTTGGCTTGCAGATTTTAAGGGAAACTGGAAGCTATCAGGCACTATTCATTACTTCGGGAATTCTTTGTTCTCTTGCGGTGATTATGTCATTCTTTGTCAACCATCCCAAAATAAGTAACAGAAAAAATAAACTAAGTTGGGAAAATGTTTTTGAACCAAAGGTTTTAAAAGTCTCAATGGTTATGCTATTGCTGGCGTTTCCATTTGCAGGGATCATGTCATTTATCACCTTGTTTGCTAAAGAACTTTCCATTGAAAGTACGGGTATGTTTTTCCTAATTTATGCCATTGGAGTAAGTATCATCAGGCCTTCTACTGGTAAAATGATGGATAAAAAAGGACCTGCTTTCGTAATGCTTCTTAGTTTTGTAGGTACCATATCAGGACTAATACTTTTATCCCAAAGTACAGCCGAACCAAGTTTTCTTGTTGCAGCTTTTGTGTTAGGTTTAGGAAACGGAATTGTGATGCCTACGCTTCAAACTATGGTCATTAATATGGTGAAGGCTGAGAAAAGAGGGGTTGCTACAAGTACTTTCTTTTCATCTATTGATTTGGGGATAGGAATCGGTGCTTTTTTCTTAGGAAACATAGCAGAAATTTTTTCTCTATCTCAGATGTACTTATTTTGCGCTATCGGTATGGTGATTCCTGCTGTTCTATTTTTTGGAATAACACTGTCCGACTATAAAAGAAAGTCCAAAATCAGTATAGAGACCGCCAATGTTTGA
- a CDS encoding aminotransferase class V-fold PLP-dependent enzyme, which produces MFELFFTPGPSALYFTAEEHIKTALKKGVCSTSHRGQQFKDIYRECQQNLKQLMDIPEDYHVLITSSANEAWERIIENCVENESYHVSMGAFSQRFAKISTQLGRKVHELVVEDGTVPDFDKIEVPRDVELITLCLNESACGTTMPLETINAIRQKYPDKLIAIDGVSGVPVIPIDFKSIDTLYFSVQKAFGLPAGLGIWIVNDRCLEKAMALEAKGKMIGSYHRLPDMVEKAAVYQTAETPNILGIYTLAKVAADMLEKGILAIRREIDYKSAILNQVIEAHPQLHHFVANEKHRSKTVKVIKSDFESNLLIDHLKSKKIHIGSGYGAYKKEHIRIANFPTHSKEQTEMLVDLIEAFRS; this is translated from the coding sequence ATGTTTGAATTATTCTTTACTCCAGGCCCGTCAGCTTTATATTTTACTGCTGAAGAACACATTAAAACCGCTTTAAAAAAAGGGGTATGCAGTACCTCCCACAGAGGTCAGCAATTCAAAGATATCTACCGGGAATGCCAGCAGAACTTGAAACAGTTGATGGATATTCCTGAGGACTACCATGTACTGATTACCTCTTCGGCAAATGAAGCTTGGGAACGAATCATTGAAAATTGTGTAGAAAATGAAAGCTATCATGTGAGTATGGGAGCATTCTCTCAAAGATTTGCAAAGATCTCAACACAACTTGGAAGAAAAGTTCATGAATTAGTAGTGGAAGATGGGACTGTTCCCGATTTTGATAAGATTGAGGTGCCTCGAGATGTTGAACTTATAACGCTTTGTTTGAACGAGTCTGCATGCGGAACTACCATGCCTCTAGAAACCATCAACGCTATAAGACAAAAATATCCAGACAAATTGATAGCTATTGATGGAGTTTCAGGAGTTCCAGTTATTCCAATTGACTTTAAGAGTATTGATACATTGTATTTCTCTGTTCAGAAAGCTTTTGGTTTACCGGCAGGACTTGGTATCTGGATCGTGAATGACCGATGCTTAGAAAAGGCAATGGCTTTGGAAGCAAAGGGAAAGATGATAGGCTCTTATCATAGGTTGCCAGATATGGTCGAAAAAGCCGCAGTCTATCAAACTGCAGAAACCCCTAATATTCTTGGGATTTATACATTGGCAAAAGTGGCAGCTGATATGTTAGAAAAAGGAATACTTGCTATACGAAGGGAAATTGATTATAAATCTGCTATTCTAAATCAAGTTATTGAAGCTCATCCCCAACTACATCATTTTGTGGCAAATGAAAAACACCGCTCAAAAACGGTGAAAGTCATAAAGTCCGACTTTGAGAGTAATCTATTAATAGACCATCTTAAAAGCAAGAAAATCCATATTGGATCTGGTTATGGGGCTTATAAAAAGGAACACATAAGAATAGCTAATTTCCCAACTCATTCCAAGGAACAAACTGAAATGCTAGTGGATTTAATTGAGGCGTTTAGGAGCTAA
- a CDS encoding MCP four helix bundle domain-containing protein, with protein MDLFDKIKWILGILIVFTLVITTNLVDKSNFSQMSEAVESIYEDRLVVKDLILKISEDIHQKEIAAIKADSSFYSKMNEQINKEIDGHLISYAQTKLTVKEAQFLNDFQKNLADLKVIEKNFIQSNYVKDGSLLNQFQVVKRDLKNLAEIQLREGSRQFEKSRRAMDTVDLFTQIEIYIMIFLAIVIQIVIIYSPKKER; from the coding sequence ATGGATCTATTCGATAAAATAAAGTGGATATTAGGTATTTTGATAGTTTTCACCCTAGTTATAACTACTAACTTGGTAGATAAAAGTAATTTTTCTCAGATGAGTGAGGCTGTTGAGTCAATTTATGAAGACCGACTTGTTGTTAAAGATTTGATCCTTAAAATCTCTGAAGATATTCATCAAAAAGAGATTGCTGCTATAAAGGCTGATTCTAGCTTTTACAGCAAGATGAATGAACAAATCAATAAGGAAATTGATGGTCATCTAATAAGCTATGCTCAAACAAAATTAACTGTTAAGGAGGCACAGTTTTTAAATGACTTTCAAAAGAACTTAGCCGATTTAAAAGTGATCGAAAAGAATTTTATACAGTCTAATTATGTAAAAGACGGTTCACTTCTTAATCAATTTCAAGTAGTTAAAAGAGATTTAAAAAATCTAGCGGAGATTCAACTCAGAGAGGGAAGTAGACAATTTGAAAAAAGTAGGAGAGCTATGGATACCGTAGATTTGTTTACACAAATTGAAATTTACATTATGATTTTTCTAGCTATTGTCATTCAAATAGTGATTATATATAGCCCGAAAAAGGAAAGATAG